The genomic region TGAGTGTCAGTCCATCGGCAGGTAGCTATGTTTATTCATGGACTAACAGTGCAGGAACGGTGGTTGGTACGAGCCAAGATATGAGTGGTTTGCTGCCCGATACCTATACAGTAAGTGTGATTTCAGGTAGCTGCGTGAGCACGACGAGTGTGGTGATCAATGGTGGATCAGTAGGCTTTGCGTTGTCATCGAGTGTAGTAAATCCGAGTGTATGTAGTGGCGCAGACGGTAGCATCAATTTGAGTGTAAGTCCTGTTGGCACTTATACATATAGCTGGACTAACAGTTCAGGCGTAGTAGTAGGTACAAGTGAAGATATAAGTGGTTTGAGTGTAGGAGTTTACACGGTAGTGGTAAGTCAAGGCACTTGTACTTCGAGTTTAAGTGTAACGTTGAGTGATCCAAGTCCATTCACATTGTCAGTAACGAAAGTGGATGAGAGCTTGTGTGGAGCAGGAGATGGCAGTATCAATTTGAGTGTCAGTCCATCGGCAGGTAGCTATGTTTATTCATGGACTAACAGTGCAGGAACGGTGGTTGGTACGAGCCAAGATATGAGTGGTTTGTTGCCCGATACCTATACAGTAAGTGTGATTTCAGGTAGCTGCGTGAGCACGACGAGTGTGGTGATCAATGGTGGATCAGTAGGCTTTGCGTTGTCATCGAG from Flexibacter flexilis DSM 6793 harbors:
- a CDS encoding serine-rich family protein, which encodes VSQGTCTSSLSVTLSDPSPFTLSVTKVDESLCGAGDGSINLSVSPSAGSYVYSWTNSAGTVVGTSQDMSGLLPDTYTVSVISGSCVSTTSVVINGGSVGFALSSSVVNPSVCSGADGSINLSVSPVGTYTYSWTNSSGVVVGTSEDISGLSAGAYTVVVSQGTCTSTLTVTLSDPSPFTLSVTKVDESLCGAGDGSIDLSVSPSAGSYVYSWTNSAGTVVGTSQDMSGLLPDTYTVSVISGSCVSTTSVVINGGSVGFALSSSVVNPSVCSGADGSINLSVSPVGTYTYSWTNSSGVVVGTSEDISGLSVGVYTVVVSQGTCTSSLSVTLSDPSPFTLSVTKVDESLCGAGDGSINLSVSPSAGSYVYSWTNSAGTVVGTSQDMSGLLPDTYTVSVISGSCVSTTSVVINGGSVGFALSS